One Amphiprion ocellaris isolate individual 3 ecotype Okinawa chromosome 5, ASM2253959v1, whole genome shotgun sequence genomic region harbors:
- the thoc7 gene encoding THO complex subunit 7 homolog — protein MGAVTDDEVIRKRLLIDGDGAGDDRKINVLLKSFTKWCNSPGTPEEGFTQYQRMLGTLAQCEFSMGKTLMVYDMNLREMENYEKIYSNIEQNIMSAHEKIAECKKEIQRAKRIRKNRQEYDALAKVIQQHPDRHETLKQLEALDKELQQLSHIKENVDAKLELRKKQFHVLLSTIQELQQTLENDEKSDDDNNQESPAENGE, from the exons ATGGGGGCCGTAACAGATG ACGAAGTTATACGCAAACGTCTTCTTATTGACGGCGACGGAGCTGGAGATGACCGAAAAATCAACGTGCTGCTAAAGAGTTTCACCAAATGGTGCAACTCGCCTGGGACCCCGGAGGAAGG ATTTACGCAGTATCAGAGGATGCTGGGCACACTGGCTCAGTGTGAGTTTTCCATGGGGAAGACGTTGATGGTTTACGACATGAATCTTCGAGAAATGGAGAATTATGAGAAGATTTACAGTAATATAG AACAAAACATCATGTCTGCGCACGAGAAGATAGCAgaatgcaaaaaagaaattcaGAGGGCAAAGAGGATACGAAAGAATCGCCAAG AGTACGATGCTTTAGCTAAAGTAATCCAGCAACACCCAGACCGGCATGAAACACTAAA gcAGTTGGAGGCACTTGACAAAGAACTCCAGCAACTCTCTCACATCAAGGAGAATGTGGATGCAAAG TTGGAGTTAAGGAAGAAACAGTTTCATGTGCTACTCAGTACCATACAGGAGCTACAGCAGACTCTTGAGA ATGATGAGAAATCAGACGATGACAACAATCAGGAGAGCCCCGCAGAGAATGGTGAATGA